A genomic segment from Actinoplanes sichuanensis encodes:
- the asnB gene encoding asparagine synthase (glutamine-hydrolyzing) translates to MCGLSAFVSSRPDPGPLDATFREAFAAALATLHHRGPDDTQIEFGDGFAFGFKRLAIIDREHSVQPLSYAGRWTVVFNGEIYNYRELRAELIQQHNAVFATEGDSEVLAAAFHYWGEAALPRLRGMFAFVAYDHRTGTLHAARDAFGIKPLYMLETADGLFLGSERKALDPFAAPAGAALETESLAHYLTFQFVPDPMSLHRHIRRLPPGHRIIWTPGGGVRMHRWFRPSLRPLRVEPEDAYSRIREALTDSVRAHMHAHVPVGTFLSSGVDSSAIAALAAREKPDLHAFTAGFAAQGYSEIEIAQDTADQLGIRLTPTVVSDEDVLTHLPRIIQLLDDPVADPSLIPLFFLARTASQFVTVVLSGEGSDELFGGYTIYREPLSLEKVDRLPPGMKRGLKHLAEVLPEGVKGRSFLERGTTPIEQRYYGNARIFDPEEKARVMRFTSQPHTAITAHLYAETADVDHVASMQYVDLHTWLPGDILVKADRMSMAHSLELRVPFLDQQVYAAAAGLPTDLKLPPGVTTTKHALREAMKGIVPESVRSAKKLGFPTPTRLWLRGPIGDWVDHLLATSQAGDLIDLEYVRGLLAEHRAGGADRSRKVWTVAMFCLWHAIAVEKSIVVDNPLPSRMVPAQRQEPGLSHVFG, encoded by the coding sequence ATGTGTGGCCTGAGCGCTTTTGTCAGCAGCCGCCCCGACCCGGGGCCGCTGGACGCCACGTTCCGCGAGGCCTTCGCCGCCGCTCTGGCGACCCTGCACCACCGCGGCCCGGACGACACCCAGATCGAGTTCGGCGACGGGTTCGCGTTCGGCTTCAAGCGGCTCGCGATCATCGACCGGGAGCACTCGGTGCAGCCGCTGAGCTACGCCGGCCGGTGGACCGTCGTCTTCAACGGTGAGATCTACAACTACCGGGAGCTGCGGGCCGAGCTGATCCAGCAGCACAACGCGGTCTTCGCTACCGAGGGTGACAGCGAGGTGCTGGCCGCGGCGTTCCACTACTGGGGCGAGGCGGCCCTGCCCCGGCTGCGTGGCATGTTCGCGTTCGTGGCGTACGACCACCGCACCGGCACCCTGCACGCGGCCCGGGACGCCTTCGGGATCAAGCCGCTCTACATGCTGGAGACCGCTGACGGGCTGTTCCTGGGCAGTGAGCGTAAGGCTCTCGACCCGTTCGCGGCCCCGGCCGGCGCGGCTCTGGAGACCGAGTCGCTGGCGCACTACCTGACGTTCCAGTTCGTGCCCGACCCGATGAGCCTGCACCGGCACATCCGGCGGCTGCCGCCGGGTCACCGGATCATCTGGACGCCGGGTGGCGGGGTTCGGATGCACCGCTGGTTCCGTCCGTCGCTGCGGCCGCTGCGGGTCGAGCCGGAGGACGCGTACTCCAGGATCCGGGAGGCGCTGACCGACAGCGTCCGCGCGCACATGCACGCCCACGTGCCGGTCGGCACGTTCCTGTCCAGTGGTGTCGACTCGTCGGCGATCGCGGCGCTGGCGGCCCGGGAGAAGCCTGATCTGCACGCGTTCACCGCCGGGTTCGCCGCCCAGGGCTACTCGGAGATCGAGATCGCCCAGGACACCGCCGATCAGCTCGGCATCCGGCTGACCCCGACGGTCGTCTCCGACGAGGACGTGCTGACCCATCTGCCGCGGATCATCCAGCTGCTCGACGACCCGGTCGCCGACCCGTCGCTGATCCCGTTGTTCTTCCTGGCCCGCACGGCGTCGCAGTTCGTCACCGTGGTGCTGTCCGGTGAGGGGTCCGACGAGCTGTTCGGCGGCTACACGATCTACCGCGAGCCACTGTCGCTGGAGAAGGTCGATCGCCTGCCCCCGGGTATGAAGCGGGGCCTGAAGCACCTGGCCGAGGTGCTGCCCGAGGGGGTCAAGGGCCGCTCGTTCCTGGAGCGTGGCACCACCCCGATCGAGCAGCGCTACTACGGCAACGCGCGGATCTTCGACCCGGAGGAGAAGGCCCGGGTCATGCGGTTCACGTCGCAGCCGCACACGGCGATCACCGCCCACCTGTACGCGGAGACCGCCGACGTCGACCACGTCGCGTCCATGCAGTATGTGGACCTGCACACGTGGCTGCCCGGCGACATCCTGGTCAAGGCCGACCGGATGTCGATGGCGCACAGCCTGGAGCTGCGGGTGCCGTTCCTGGACCAGCAGGTCTACGCGGCCGCCGCCGGTCTGCCGACCGATCTGAAGCTGCCGCCCGGTGTCACCACCACCAAGCACGCGCTGCGTGAGGCGATGAAGGGCATCGTGCCCGAGTCGGTGCGTTCGGCCAAGAAGCTGGGCTTCCCGACGCCGACCCGGCTGTGGCTGCGCGGCCCGATCGGCGACTGGGTGGACCACCTGCTCGCCACGTCGCAGGCCGGTGACCTGATCGATCTGGAGTACGTGCGGGGCCTTCTGGCCGAGCACCGGGCCGGCGGCGCGGACCGCTCCCGGAAGGTGTGGACGGTGGCGATGTTCTGCCTGTGGCACGCCATCGCCGTGGAGAAGTCGATCGTGGTCGACAACCCGCTGCCCAGCCGCATGGTGCCGGCCCAGCGCCAGGAGCCGGGCCTGTCGCACGTCTTCGGCTGA
- a CDS encoding response regulator transcription factor, translating to MRAVTARILVADDDPKHAQLIRLYLEREGHQVLTVGDGRAALEQTRARRPDLVVLDWMMPEVDGLDVCRILRADSDAAIANVAILLVTARSAENDMLLGLDIGADDYLSKPVSPRELTARIRALLRRTRGNEASEILRVGEIEVDAPRFEVRVSGEPVRLTAKEFGILELLAREPGRVFTRGQILDKTFGFENEVSERTVDAHVVNLRRKIEVNPAEPRYVQTVYGRGYRMAEP from the coding sequence ATTCGAGCCGTGACCGCCCGCATCCTGGTAGCCGACGACGACCCGAAGCACGCCCAGCTGATCCGCCTCTACCTGGAAAGGGAGGGGCATCAGGTGCTGACCGTGGGTGACGGCCGCGCCGCCCTGGAGCAGACCCGGGCCCGCCGTCCCGACCTGGTCGTCCTGGACTGGATGATGCCGGAGGTCGACGGCCTCGACGTCTGCCGGATCCTGCGCGCCGACTCCGACGCCGCCATCGCCAACGTCGCGATCCTGCTGGTCACGGCCCGGTCCGCGGAAAATGACATGCTCCTCGGCCTGGACATCGGCGCCGACGACTATCTGAGCAAACCGGTCAGCCCCCGCGAGCTCACCGCGCGCATCCGGGCGCTGCTGCGCCGCACCCGCGGCAACGAGGCCTCCGAGATCCTGCGGGTCGGCGAGATCGAGGTCGACGCACCCCGATTCGAGGTACGGGTCAGCGGCGAGCCGGTGCGCCTGACGGCCAAGGAGTTCGGCATCCTGGAACTGCTGGCCCGCGAGCCCGGCCGGGTCTTCACCCGCGGCCAGATCCTCGACAAGACGTTCGGCTTCGAGAACGAGGTGTCCGAGCGCACCGTCGACGCCCACGTCGTCAACCTGCGCCGCAAGATCGAGGTCAACCCCGCCGAGCCACGGTACGTCCAGACCGTCTACGGGCGCGGCTACCGGATGGCCGAGCCGTGA